ATCGATCAGCAGAAAAAGCGAGTTTGATTGGTTCTTAGCGCTGCAACCCCCCAGCCACGGTATTTTTGCGGTTTCTGTAGGAACAACAGCGCGCCCCCGGTAAGCTTCTTCCGCCGCACCATTCTGCCCATCTGCACTCTCTTGTTTTCGCTAGTGTTTTTTCCCCCAACTCTTCAACCTCAAATCCGGGGGTTGACGATTATTCTGGTTGTTTACTGGTTTTGATCGGTGGGATATAGTTGCACCTTTGTGCACTGACAAGGcaccccccctttttgctGGATAAGAGCGATATTATCGCGTATCTTCGAGTCCTTGCCGGAGAGACAATCCGCATTCCAACACTCTCGACTCGGCCAAGGACTTCTCAATCACCATGGCGCCGGCGGTGGTGAGTGCCGATACAGGCCTTACCGGCACAGCGACCGTCAATGTCATAGACACCGACAAATTCCCAGCAGATGGTCCTCTCCTCCAGGGAGCCCGCGTCTTTGCCCGACTCGCCAAGCGAACCAATGATCCATCCAAGGGTGTTCTCGACCCTCACGATATCAACAAcgtcggcttcttcttcctcttcgcgcTCATCGGCCTCGCCTTTGTCGCCACCGGCatctggttcttcttctatGCCAAGAACGGTGGCATTGTCTTCAAGGATAACGATTGGGACGACTACAAGTCTACGGTTTTGCGTCGCAGGGGACCCAACGGCACGGTTCTCTCTGGAGCCACCGAGTCGACTGATCTGGGAGGCGGCAGCGTTTACAAGCGATATGACGAccacgatgatgatgaccgGAGAACCGCAATCACGGACAGCACTTACCTGACTGGCATTACTGCGGGCGCGAGTGACATTTTCGCCcgcgagaagcgcaagaagaagaaggaggcccGCGATGCTGAACGTAGAAAGCGACGCGGCGAAAAGGGCAAATCGACTGAGGGTACTGCATTCGAGGGCGTCCAGGATGAAAAGGCGGAGcgcgaggccaagaagcatCTGCGCAGCTACCGTCACGAAAAGGCGGCTCGCGTTGGCGGAATCAACAAGGAGGCCGAAGGCTCTGAGTGGGAAGGATCCACGAACGCGGCGGAGTCTTCCGTCGGAGCCACGTCAGAACTGCTTGCGAACCAGGAACCCCCGCCTATCTCGGAGCCTCCCAAGACGTCTGCTCCCCCCAAGGCGACGCCCAAGAGCGGAGGCATTCGAAAGGTGTATTCTACTGCGGACCGGAGAGAGAGCAAGGAGGCGGAGCGGGAACGTGCCGAGGCCCGAAGACTGAGAGCCGCCAACAGGGTTGCTCAGCGGGACTTTGGATACCAGAGAGCGGCGGGCGCGGTGACCAACAGCCAGCTGAGTGAGAGTTTGCTCTCGGGTAGTGGTACCGGCGATTCGACGACGCTTGGGGAGAGTAGTATTCctgaggaggagagcgaggtTGGCACCAAGAGCTACCACCATCCCATGCCGGAGCTGAAGGAGCAGAGGcggagggagagagaggagcgCAGGGCGAGGCGCAGCAAGAGCGGATACCGTCGTGGAAATACGGATGAGAATACCGATGTTTAAAGGGGGGCTGGGATGACAGCGGGATGAGATTTTACTTGAAGGGCTGACTcgctttttccttttttgtaAAGCGTTTGGGTCTTTTTGCTGGGTTTTCACGCAGGTTACTTTGGGTTTTTTGATGAGGAATTGGGATGGAGGCGGTATTcaatgtcttttttgttattcattctttcttttgttatGCAGGCACGTAGATATgaagacgagatgagatgagatgcacGGTATGAAGGAGGGTGTTTGGGTGTAGAAAGTGAGTAACGCAATGGGATATGAAGTGAAGGATGAATGATATGCGATAGTCGATAGTTTTGTGTCGTATGAATATAATGGTATTCGACTTTTTTCAATATTATACCCTTGATTCCTTTCGTAATCGTTTCCTTGTCTCATTTTGAGATGTGCGGCTAGATATCTCTTCAATTCCTTTTGACAATGGATGTCTCAGTCTCGCGCTGAATAGGGTTAAACTGAACACCAGACCTTTTGCTTGACTCTTGCACTCACACTAGGCTTACAGTAACACTTTATTGGGGATTTGTTCTCACACTAGGCTTACAGCTTGATTATTGTTGGTACCTGAACCGATGGATTCGTATCGTATTGTACTAGTCTAGTGTTTACGAGTACAACTCCAGTCTTACGTGTACGCGGAGATTGGGTGCtcaggaacaggaacaggaacagagCGTGTCCGATCCCGCCCTTGCGTCGCGTCTGTGTTTTTTTATGGACGTGTTGGACGGTTAGGTTACATTTTCGTGAGTGTTTGGCATAGGAGTTATTTACAGAATTTGATAGGTGGCGTTTATTTATTTGTTTTCAAGGTTTGTTTGGGTTTGTCTTTTCATTACACGGTTTAGTAATGTTGTTGACGGAGACGCGGCTATGATTGCTATgaatagcagcagcatgttCCATGGAGCGCGGATCCAATTGACGAGGTCCAATCCCTGGACGGATCAATttagaaagaaaataaagacgGCACGGCAGCGAGAAATGGCACGCATAAGCACCCGTGGAACCCCCTCTGGGGGAGCAGGAGGTGCATTGACAGGGCGAGACAGCATGAAAGCGGCTTGAAACTCGCGGGCTGTGAGGGTGAAACTACAGGGGTGGTTTTGTCTTTGGCGACTTTTTTTTAGGTGAGGCGGTACTCTGGATTAGGCGCCCGGGTCGTCCGAAGGGGTCAATAGGTTTGAAGGTCGCTTTGTATTGAAATGGAGTTGTTTTGGTATGAGCATTGCGAGACGCTGTGCTTGGGGGGTTTCATATGCGACGATgcaggatgaagatgaggatgagttTTCGTATGAGACGCTGTATTCAATTCGATGCGTGAATGCACGGCTGTTTTGTTGCTCACGAGGCTGCCTGCTTGTCATCCGCATTGCGTCACACAGGCCGCTAGCACCAATGCCAAAGGTACCGCGGGAGGAGGTATTGAGTACCGACTCGTCGGGGGTCTGCCGCAACGGAAGGGACTTATGCTTCCCCGCTAAGCAGATGAATATTTCCACTATAAACCCATACAAGACACTATCTGATGCATTGAACACGCCAAGTATCTCCCTGCTGCGTGCACATGCTTCGCCCGGGTCCCCAGTACCTCCCTCCAGACAATGCCCGCTCTTCTCCATGACCTGACATTCCAGATTCCACAACCTGCACCTGCGGCCCCACAGATTTGCCTCTTCAAACCCAGCCTCTCGTCGTTGCGTTTCTCTTCGATCCCGGCCtagcttcagctcctccagtGGCCCTTTGCCCAGCTGGGACACATTTCTGCTGTTCTATCCTCTTCTCGTCTCGTCCTTCTACCTGTAGCCTGGGGGATCGTACCAGGGAAAACGAACATCCAATCCTCAGcattctttttgtcttttgtcgtgcttcttttttcttcttcctttttggaTCTCTACTTGACGCAATCTCCTTTGTCTAAACACAATTTCCCCTTTCCGGCATTCTCCTTCATTTGTTTCTggtcccttttttcttcccaatCTTTCCTTCGTACCTACGCCCGTCTCTCccacatcgtcatccatctcctcaatTCCCTCACGGGTTCTCACTTTAGCGGTTCTGGGTTCTGGGCCCCTGCGGGAGCCAAGCGCCAGTTGGGCTGTTTAGCTGTGCCACTCGCTGCTCGCTGCCGCTCTAGTCCCTGCTAGCTGCTGTTGGGCTCTACCAGCAGCCTCCAGTCGTGTGTACACTTGCCCGCTAGCACGAGTAATCCGCTACAGTACAGCCTGGCTGCGTTATCTCCCGAGTCGttcgcctctctctctccctctgtGGCGAGGCACCACCGTCCGTGTCCGCCCAAACGCAATCTTTCCATCAACCCTCCACTACTTTATTTTCGCCCTCTGGCAGCGGCTGCTCCGGAACGGTCCGATCGAGAGaacttcttttttctttttcttttttctttccttgcTGGAATCGTACGAGCGACGACTCGAGACTTTTTGGTTGCTGCGTCTACGAACATCGACATTCCGCGGAATCGCTCGCCTGCGCACTCGACTGCAGATCCGGCTTTGGAGCAGCATCATCCCCCGCAGCCTCCTCACCACACGCCCGTCGACAACTCGCAGCGCCGCGACCGTCGCGGCGGAGACGCCGTCTCGTCCTTTGGCTCCTCGgagtctctcttttttttttcttctctttcgctGCGAGCGAATGCTAGATTCTTGCTTTGTTCCATCGCTTCGGCTGGCACTTGATTAAAAAGCACTCCATCACAATGACGACGTCACCATCTTCGGCCCTGACGGGAGTCATCATCGGCCTGGCGTCTTCCTTTGGctccatcgtcctcatcttcctcgtcatcttcatcttctgggcCTCCGGATGCGCTGGCTCCGGCCGAATCATCCTCGATCGCATCGGCCGACCCGGTGAATACGATGACGAACAGGCGTTTGCGAgggaagaggccgaggcctTGGAGAACATGGACGACATGTCCAGGACGGAATACCTGAGAGCCAAAGGTACACCGAGCCATCTGCGCAACATAGCCAACATACTGACAGTGGAATTGTAGCATTCGTCACTGCGAACCCTCCAGAGTCTGCGCAAACCGATATTTCGCTCTCACAATATCTTGCTATCCAGGAAAAGGGCGTGTCCGCCTGGGAGTTTGAGCCCGAGCTGGAAATTGCAAATTGCTTCGTCCAGGCCCGAACCGAGATTGAATTCTTCGATTCCGAGTGCACCGTCATGAGCAACCTGCCCGTGCCCAAGCAAAACGACGTCTACTACTGGGAGGCCAAGGTCTACGAAAAGCCCGAGAACACGCTTGTTGCTATTGGTATGGCCACCAAGCCATACCCTCTCTTTAGACTGCCTGGTGAGTTTTCCTCTCTGTTCTAATTATGGCGCTGCCTTGCGACCCGGTTCTAACAGCGCACGATAGGCTTCCACAAGTACTCCGTTGCCTACCATTCAAACGGCTCACGACACTACAACCAACCATTCAGCCGAACCCCGTATGGCCCCCAGATTGTCACTGGTGATGTTATCGGTGTTGGCTACAGACCTCGAACGggcgtcatcttcttcacacggaacggcaagaagctcgaggaaGTGGTTCATGGCTTAAAGTCTCAAAACTTCTTCCCGGCTATCGGGGCCAACGGGCCCGCGACAGTTCACGTCAACTTTGGTCAGTCTGGTTTCGTCTTTATTGAGGCAAATGTCAAGAAATGGGGCCTGGCCCCGGTCACTGGCAGCCTGGCTCCCCCGCCCCCGTATGGCTCTGAGCAAGGCAGCATCCTTCTGGAAACCGGTACCAAGGATGGCTTTACCTCTGCGCAAGGGCGGGCTCATCGACACTCTGTCAGCGGCACGCCATACAGCGTTAGAGTTGGCGAGAATGATCTCAACGTACAGCACGGACGATCACGCAGCGGAAATTTCAGGGTTCTCCCTCCCACCAGCCCTGGTCCTGTCAGGAGTCCAACCGACATCTCGCTTGCCCAGCTCGTACCATCCGATGAAGGTGGTGAggctagcagcagcacacACCCTGCACACGAACAGCATTTCGACGGCAACCCGCTTCAGCTCCACCTCGAAGACGCCACCAACCCGCCGCCCGATTATTCAAGTCCAACCTATACCCAGAATCGCAACCGCCGATACAGCACGGACAGCGAGGATGAAAACGCTCCTCTCATCCATGTTGTGACTCGCAGCAGGGGTGAATCTTCGGCAACAATCCGGCCTGCAGGACATGGCCAACCCGCCCCGCCCCAAGATCCTGTCCCGAGTTACAGCGACGCGATACAACAGGGAGCGAGCCCAATTCGACGTGAACGAAGCAACAGCTCTGAGTCTGAAGCCTCAGTCCAAAGTTCGGAGAGCGGGTCCTCATCTAGCTGAAATAGGCTGTTAAGAGACAGCCTACGCAACCCACTTGGCAAACGAATTCACGAAAGCACACCGAACGTCTAGACCCTGCAGAAGAGTCATCAAATCGACCCGGTTCACCAATTTACATCATAAGCACGGAGTCAAGGGTTGAACTGAACATATGGAGCCAAGCTACTCAACAGTGGCACTTTCTACACACACAAACGCATGCCATCACACTCACAAACACACACTTTTTGCACACTGTTACATATCTCGCACGGGCGCCTTGGAGTTTGAATAGCATTGGGATCTACCGTCACGACGGATACACATCGTTtggggcttttttttttttttgtcttgattgtttttttatatttgTTAGCAGCCCTCAACCTCTCTCCGCACCTTAGAACAGGTCCGcccttttatatatatatctttcTGCTATGGACGGAAACACCTTTTTCCATGGAATTTCCTGGGAGGAAACTATGAAACATGATACCACCTCTTGAAGGCCCTGGCGAAAACTGCGACTATTTgaattttccttttgttccTCTGTCTTGCTGttttctgcctttttttctctttttttgatTAAAActgtggaggaggaggcggaagaCTGGAAGGACTTGTTTTAGTGCTTTCAGGTGGCATGAGGTGTAGATAGTTGgtttaaatagtaaaaaggGCTTCAA
Above is a genomic segment from Trichoderma breve strain T069 chromosome 6, whole genome shotgun sequence containing:
- a CDS encoding SPRY domain-containing protein, giving the protein MTTSPSSALTGVIIGLASSFGSIVLIFLVIFIFWASGCAGSGRIILDRIGRPGEYDDEQAFAREEAEALENMDDMSRTEYLRAKAFVTANPPESAQTDISLSQYLAIQEKGVSAWEFEPELEIANCFVQARTEIEFFDSECTVMSNLPVPKQNDVYYWEAKVYEKPENTLVAIGMATKPYPLFRLPGFHKYSVAYHSNGSRHYNQPFSRTPYGPQIVTGDVIGVGYRPRTGVIFFTRNGKKLEEVVHGLKSQNFFPAIGANGPATVHVNFGQSGFVFIEANVKKWGLAPVTGSLAPPPPYGSEQGSILLETGTKDGFTSAQGRAHRHSHGRSRSGNFRVLPPTSPGPVRSPTDISLAQLVPSDEGGEASSSTHPAHEQHFDGNPLQLHLEDATNPPPDYSSPTYTQNRNRRYSTDSEDENAPLIHVVTRSRGESSATIRPAGHGQPAPPQDPVPSYSDAIQQGASPIRRERSNSSESEASVQSSESGSSSS